Proteins encoded in a region of the Megalops cyprinoides isolate fMegCyp1 chromosome 3, fMegCyp1.pri, whole genome shotgun sequence genome:
- the LOC118773917 gene encoding collagen alpha-1(XXIII) chain-like, whose product MEFIRVNSNEALQGPPGPPGPPGEPGTKGDLGLPGPPGVDGEQGPKGERGDSGEPGIAGEKGEKGDMGMAGPTGVDGPKGEKGDCRFEDTLAQMIYQPGPPGPPGPPGPPGFMGHHGIPGQKGDPGEGIKGEKGDAGERGAPGVRGFQGPPGLFGLPGAKGEKGKAGEPGLDGFPGLPGEKGDRGERGLKGDRGTVGKRGLKGQKGEQGPPGLDQPCPVGRDGLPIPGCWHK is encoded by the exons ATGGAGTTCATCCGTGTCAATAGCAACGAAGCCCTCCAG GGGCCCCCAGGCCCCCCAGGGCCTCCAGGAGAGCCAGGTACAAAG GGAGACTTGGGGTTACCTGGGCCACCTGGTGTTGATGGGGAACag gGCCCGAAGGGGGAAAGGGGTGACAGCGGAGAGCCTGGGATTgctggagagaagggggagaagggTGACATGGGCATGGCAGGGCCTacg GGAGTCGATGGACCGAAGGGAGAAAAGGGAGACTGCAGGTTCGAGGACACCCTG GCACAGATGATCTATCAGCCAGGGCCACCTGGTCCCCCTGGTCCCCCAGGGCCCCCGGGTTTCATG ggACACCATGGAATACCTGGCCAAAAG GGGGATCCAGGAGAGGGCATtaaaggagagaagggagatgctggagagagaggtgctCCTGGTGTAAGA GGTTTCCAGGGTCCCCCTGGACTATTTGGTCTCCCAGGGGCCAAAGGTGAAAAG GGAAAGGCCGGGGAGCCAGGATTGGAC GGTTTTCCAGGGCTGCCGGGAGAAAAGGGAGATCGAGGAGAAAGAGGCCTGAAG GGGGACAGGGGTACAGTGGGGAAGAGGGGCCTGAAGGGGCAGAAAGGAGAGCAGGGGCCACCTGGACTGGACCAGCCCTGTCCTGTG GGGCGGGACGGCTTGCCCATACCAGGCTGTTGGCACAAG TGA